A single region of the Mannheimia bovis genome encodes:
- the otnK gene encoding 3-oxo-tetronate kinase produces the protein MLGIIADDFTGASDIASFLVENGLRTVQMNGVPKVALNGEVDAIVISLKSRSNPVDEAIAQSLSALEWLKQNGCTQFYFKYCSTFDSTEKGNIGPVTDALMAALETDFTVVTPALPVNGRTIFNGYLFVGDVLLSESGMRNHPITPMKDANLVRLMDAQSQGKTGLVAYADVIQGTERVRARFAELKAQGYKYAVVDAADNSQLTVLAEAIADFKLVTGGSGLGAYMAAYRSGGKKGTNAFVPSKGKTVVLSGSCSVMTNSQVTAYKQQAPSYFLEAEKAINDPNYVEEIYQWVIGNLDGELAPLVYATVPPEKLKEIQSQFGGDKASHAIENTFAKLAEKLQTAGVTNFITAGGETSSIVVQQLGFSGFHIGKQIAPGVPWLQAVEKPIFLALKSGNFGKEDFFSYAQGMYQ, from the coding sequence ATGCTAGGCATTATTGCAGATGATTTTACCGGTGCGAGCGACATTGCGAGCTTCTTGGTTGAAAACGGTTTACGCACTGTACAGATGAACGGTGTACCTAAAGTAGCATTAAATGGTGAAGTTGATGCGATTGTCATTAGCTTGAAATCTCGCTCAAACCCTGTTGATGAAGCGATTGCACAATCTTTATCTGCTCTTGAATGGTTAAAACAAAACGGTTGCACACAATTCTATTTTAAGTATTGCTCAACTTTCGACAGTACCGAAAAAGGCAATATCGGACCAGTTACCGATGCATTAATGGCAGCGTTAGAGACCGATTTCACGGTAGTAACACCTGCTCTACCAGTAAATGGTCGTACGATCTTTAACGGCTACTTATTTGTCGGCGATGTATTGTTGAGCGAATCAGGTATGCGTAACCACCCGATTACCCCGATGAAAGATGCCAACTTAGTGCGTTTAATGGACGCTCAATCTCAAGGTAAAACGGGTTTAGTAGCCTATGCTGATGTTATTCAAGGGACAGAGCGTGTAAGAGCTCGTTTCGCTGAATTAAAAGCACAAGGCTACAAATATGCTGTTGTAGATGCAGCGGACAACTCACAACTTACGGTACTTGCAGAAGCCATAGCTGATTTCAAATTAGTAACAGGTGGATCAGGCTTAGGGGCTTATATGGCAGCTTACCGTTCAGGTGGCAAGAAAGGCACGAATGCATTTGTGCCAAGCAAAGGCAAAACCGTTGTACTTTCTGGTTCTTGTTCTGTAATGACTAACAGCCAAGTAACCGCTTATAAACAACAAGCTCCAAGCTATTTCTTAGAAGCAGAAAAAGCGATTAACGACCCGAACTATGTAGAAGAAATCTATCAATGGGTTATTGGGAATTTAGATGGTGAATTAGCTCCTTTGGTTTATGCCACAGTGCCGCCGGAAAAACTCAAAGAGATCCAAAGCCAATTCGGTGGCGATAAAGCCAGCCACGCAATTGAAAATACCTTTGCCAAACTAGCAGAAAAATTACAAACAGCAGGTGTAACCAACTTTATTACTGCCGGTGGAGAAACCTCTAGCATTGTAGTTCAACAGCTTGGATTTAGTGGTTTCCACATCGGTAAGCAAATTGCACCGGGTGTACCGTGGTTACAAGCGGTCGAAAAACCAATTTTTCTTGCATTGAAATCTGGAAATTTCGGAAAAGAAGATTTCTTCTCTTATGCACAAGGAATGTACCAATGA
- a CDS encoding aldolase — translation MTEQEQKIEMVNLARSLFERGYTVGGAGNLSVRLDENRILVTPTGSSLGRLQAERLSVLDMEGNVLEGDKPSKESIFHLAMYRKNPNCKAIVHLHSTYLTALSCLENLDTDNAMKAFTPYYVMRVGKLPVIPYYRPGDSNIARELGERALDGKAFLLANHGVVVTGSDLVDAVDNTEELEETAKLHFILQGQKVRYLTDDEVNDLKNRGK, via the coding sequence ATGACAGAACAAGAACAAAAAATTGAAATGGTAAATCTCGCTCGTTCTTTATTTGAGCGAGGCTATACGGTAGGTGGAGCAGGCAATCTTTCTGTTCGTTTAGATGAAAATCGTATTTTAGTTACTCCAACAGGTTCATCACTAGGACGGCTACAGGCTGAGCGTCTTTCAGTGCTAGATATGGAAGGGAATGTACTTGAGGGTGATAAACCTTCTAAGGAATCGATTTTTCACTTGGCGATGTACCGAAAAAATCCAAATTGCAAAGCAATCGTGCATCTACATTCCACTTATTTAACAGCACTTTCTTGCTTAGAAAATCTGGACACAGACAATGCAATGAAAGCCTTCACACCATACTATGTAATGCGTGTTGGAAAATTGCCCGTTATTCCTTACTACCGACCGGGCGATAGCAATATTGCGAGAGAATTAGGCGAAAGAGCCTTAGATGGTAAAGCCTTTTTACTGGCAAATCACGGTGTTGTGGTAACTGGTTCAGATTTAGTTGATGCAGTAGACAACACCGAAGAGCTGGAAGAAACCGCCAAACTTCATTTTATTCTACAAGGTCAGAAGGTTCGTTATCTCACTGATGACGAAGTGAATGACCTAAAAAACAGAGGAAAATAA
- the otnI gene encoding 2-oxo-tetronate isomerase: MPKFAANLTMMFNEVPFLDRFEAAAKAGFKYVEYLWPYDYPAEELKAKLEQYGLKQVLFNTAAGDVSKGEWGVSAIPGREADSHRDIDLALEYALALGCENVHVMAAVVPEGEAREAYKQTFIKNVQYAADKFKPHGIKVLLEALSPEVKPNYLLKSQFDTLEIVEAVNRDNVFVQLDYFHAQNVDGNLSRLTDKLNGRFAHIQIASVPDRHEPDEGEINYEYIFNKLDEIGYDGYVGCEYKPRAETTAGLGWFEQYK; the protein is encoded by the coding sequence ATGCCTAAATTTGCAGCAAATTTAACGATGATGTTTAACGAAGTGCCGTTTTTAGATCGTTTTGAGGCGGCAGCAAAAGCAGGATTTAAGTATGTTGAATACCTTTGGCCTTATGACTATCCAGCTGAAGAACTTAAAGCCAAGCTAGAACAATACGGCTTAAAGCAAGTGCTATTTAACACCGCAGCAGGCGATGTTTCTAAGGGCGAGTGGGGTGTTTCGGCAATCCCGGGGCGTGAAGCAGACAGCCATCGTGATATTGATTTGGCATTGGAATATGCTCTCGCATTAGGTTGTGAAAATGTGCACGTTATGGCAGCGGTTGTGCCGGAAGGAGAAGCTCGTGAAGCTTATAAACAGACTTTCATCAAAAATGTGCAATATGCCGCAGATAAATTTAAACCTCACGGCATTAAGGTGTTATTAGAAGCACTTAGCCCTGAAGTAAAACCAAACTATCTGCTAAAAAGCCAGTTTGATACGTTGGAAATTGTAGAAGCTGTTAATCGAGACAATGTATTTGTTCAGCTTGATTATTTCCACGCACAGAATGTGGACGGCAATCTTTCTCGTTTAACCGATAAATTAAACGGCAGATTTGCTCATATTCAGATTGCATCTGTGCCGGATAGACACGAGCCTGATGAAGGCGAAATTAACTACGAATACATTTTCAACAAACTTGATGAAATCGGTTATGACGGCTATGTGGGTTGTGAATATAAACCAAGAGCGGAAACAACCGCAGGATTAGGTTGGTTCGAGCAATATAAATAG
- the denD gene encoding D-erythronate dehydrogenase: MNIVITGGAGFLGQRLAKTLLTQHSDKIEELVLVDVIKPTAPNNDSRVRCLEMDLRNPEGLDAIITEKTTAIFHLAAIVSSHAEQDPDLGYEINFLATRNLLEICRKNNPNIRFIFSSSLAVFGGELPDVITNDTAVTPQSTYGSQKAMCELLINDYSRKGFVDGIVLRLPTICIRPGKPNKAASSFVSGIIREPLHGEEAICPVSGSLRLWLSSPNTVINNFIHALTLPSLPPRDWHVINLPGFTVSVEQMLSDLVSIKGEQILDKIQFKFDENINNIVASWPVEIDKTIALKLGFTADNNFKEVIQQFIQYDM, translated from the coding sequence ATGAATATCGTCATTACAGGTGGAGCAGGCTTTTTAGGACAACGCCTTGCAAAAACCTTATTAACTCAGCATTCAGACAAAATTGAAGAATTGGTGTTAGTGGATGTTATTAAACCAACCGCACCCAATAATGACTCTCGTGTACGTTGTTTAGAAATGGATTTAAGAAATCCTGAAGGTTTAGATGCAATTATTACCGAAAAAACGACCGCTATTTTTCATTTAGCTGCGATTGTCAGTAGCCACGCAGAGCAAGATCCTGATTTAGGTTATGAAATCAATTTCTTAGCTACTCGTAATCTATTAGAAATCTGTCGTAAAAATAACCCGAATATTCGCTTTATTTTCTCCAGCTCATTAGCGGTATTTGGTGGTGAGCTACCAGATGTAATCACTAATGACACAGCAGTTACACCACAATCAACTTATGGCTCACAGAAAGCAATGTGTGAATTGCTCATCAATGACTACTCTCGCAAGGGTTTTGTTGATGGCATTGTGCTTCGCTTACCTACAATTTGTATCCGCCCGGGTAAACCTAATAAAGCAGCTTCCTCTTTTGTAAGCGGTATTATCCGTGAACCTTTACACGGGGAAGAGGCTATCTGCCCTGTATCAGGCTCATTACGTTTATGGCTTTCCAGCCCGAATACAGTAATTAATAACTTTATCCACGCATTAACTTTACCTAGCTTGCCACCACGCGACTGGCACGTGATTAATCTACCGGGTTTCACGGTAAGCGTAGAGCAAATGCTATCTGATTTAGTTTCAATAAAAGGAGAACAAATCTTAGATAAAATCCAATTCAAGTTTGATGAAAATATTAACAATATCGTTGCCAGCTGGCCGGTTGAGATAGATAAAACTATAGCTCTTAAACTTGGCTTTACGGCAGATAACAACTTCAAAGAAGTCATCCAACAATTTATTCAATATGATATGTAA
- a CDS encoding gluconate:H+ symporter — protein sequence MFGLPIPIIGLLIAVFVLVYLVLKTRVHAFIAMLIASAIAGLIGGMSVNDTLGAISKGFGGTLGGIGIVIGLGVMMGSVLEVSGAAEKMAYSFIKMLGKKKEEWALAITGYVVSIPIFVDSAFVILYPVAKALAKNGKRSLLTLGVALAGGLVVTHHTVPPTPGPLGVAGLFNVDLGLMLLVGMAMAVLPVIGIVLYAKWLDKKYPEFNQQVFTQEELKQKFDDYIESREKKNLPSLGLSLLPIVLPIALIFIKAMFDLAAKGNTELAQSAVYQFFAFVGHPMIALALSVLVAVYTLLPNTDRNTTALHLEEGVKTAGIILLVTGAGGALGAVLRDSGAGKQLAEQIAQLPISPILIPFIVSTMVRFIQGSGTVAMITAASISAPILAQIPGVNMLLAAQAATMGSLFFGYFNDSLFWVVNRMMGINDVKKQMIVWSVPTTIAWGIGGISVILANLVWGNDGSLFDLAFPVGVMVIIAIYIKSQNKTLNK from the coding sequence ATGTTTGGCTTACCCATTCCGATTATCGGACTATTGATTGCCGTTTTTGTCTTAGTCTATTTAGTATTAAAAACTCGTGTTCACGCATTTATTGCAATGTTAATTGCCTCCGCTATTGCTGGTCTTATAGGCGGAATGTCCGTAAATGATACTTTAGGTGCAATCAGTAAAGGTTTTGGCGGCACATTAGGTGGTATCGGTATTGTTATCGGCTTGGGTGTAATGATGGGTAGTGTGCTTGAAGTTTCTGGTGCAGCAGAAAAAATGGCATATAGCTTTATCAAAATGTTAGGTAAGAAAAAAGAAGAATGGGCATTAGCAATCACAGGCTATGTGGTAAGTATCCCTATCTTCGTAGATTCTGCTTTTGTTATTCTCTATCCTGTGGCTAAAGCATTAGCGAAAAATGGTAAACGTTCACTTTTAACCTTAGGAGTTGCTCTTGCTGGTGGCTTAGTAGTAACTCACCACACTGTACCACCAACACCAGGTCCATTAGGTGTTGCAGGACTGTTTAATGTTGATCTTGGCTTAATGCTATTAGTCGGTATGGCAATGGCAGTATTACCTGTAATTGGTATCGTTCTGTATGCTAAATGGTTAGATAAAAAATACCCAGAGTTCAACCAACAAGTTTTCACTCAAGAAGAGTTAAAACAAAAATTTGATGACTACATCGAAAGCCGTGAGAAGAAAAACTTACCAAGTTTAGGTTTATCTTTATTACCTATCGTGCTTCCTATTGCCCTAATTTTCATTAAAGCAATGTTTGATTTAGCGGCAAAAGGCAATACGGAATTAGCTCAATCAGCTGTCTATCAATTCTTCGCTTTCGTTGGTCATCCGATGATTGCACTTGCGTTAAGTGTATTAGTTGCTGTTTATACACTTCTTCCAAATACTGATAGAAATACAACTGCACTTCATCTTGAAGAAGGGGTTAAAACTGCAGGTATTATCTTATTAGTAACCGGTGCTGGCGGTGCGTTGGGTGCAGTATTGCGTGATAGCGGTGCAGGTAAACAATTAGCAGAACAAATTGCACAATTACCGATTTCTCCAATCTTAATTCCGTTCATTGTTTCTACAATGGTTCGTTTTATTCAAGGTTCTGGTACAGTTGCAATGATTACAGCAGCGTCTATTTCCGCTCCAATCTTAGCTCAAATTCCGGGCGTGAATATGTTATTAGCAGCACAAGCGGCAACAATGGGTTCACTCTTCTTCGGTTACTTTAACGACAGCTTATTCTGGGTGGTAAACCGAATGATGGGCATCAACGATGTGAAAAAACAGATGATTGTTTGGTCTGTACCAACCACTATTGCGTGGGGTATCGGCGGCATTAGCGTTATTCTAGCTAACCTTGTTTGGGGTAACGATGGTTCATTATTTGACCTTGCGTTCCCTGTTGGAGTGATGGTAATTATCGCAATCTATATCAAATCTCAAAATAAAACCTTAAATAAGTAA
- a CDS encoding alpha/beta hydrolase-fold protein, whose amino-acid sequence MKNLSLLAGLAFSTFLYAADEVKPNGAVNITLLAEITPQGQKINGLALEYPENVLSGSDLRQLYQVKTSLDNAEKENRSVLKAYVNSEPKTTNLPKAGKYIIIELDTTDKNAVPYSLKEANKEPMKFKAKEANGKIVESERVQAVRIPEFFANRLAYSVEQRGLLKLTNGSTLGKAEWTQTAEPEKIKTTYLDEFVAKQISLDNPKNKLNYRLYSPLQKNDEKYPLVIFLHGSGQVGSDNLAHLISSKGAIATLPYEPSFVLAPQYDQVFDPFDSAEKGQKGGIHWQTENRINLVFKMIDETIKANPQIDTNRIYVNGLSRGAEGGLNLLLARPNFFAGALLMSGREAYTNEWVDGNATKANLAAIKDLPIWFFHSKEDKVSPVKGSRINYQILSEQLNAPNVKYTEFSFEQAGDNGIVNNNPHNTWDAVYNSPEIIEWLLQQKRQ is encoded by the coding sequence ATGAAAAACCTCTCTCTTCTTGCTGGTCTAGCATTCTCTACTTTCTTATACGCAGCCGATGAAGTTAAACCTAACGGAGCGGTAAATATTACTCTACTTGCCGAAATCACTCCTCAAGGCCAAAAAATTAACGGTTTAGCATTGGAATACCCTGAAAATGTGTTATCGGGTAGCGATCTTCGTCAGCTTTATCAAGTCAAAACCAGTTTAGATAATGCGGAAAAAGAAAACCGTTCGGTCCTAAAAGCCTATGTAAATAGTGAGCCGAAAACCACAAACCTTCCGAAAGCCGGTAAGTATATTATTATTGAATTAGATACCACAGATAAAAATGCTGTGCCATATAGCCTAAAAGAAGCTAACAAAGAGCCAATGAAATTCAAAGCTAAAGAGGCAAACGGCAAAATTGTAGAAAGTGAGAGGGTACAAGCGGTCAGAATTCCTGAATTTTTTGCAAATCGCTTAGCTTATTCGGTGGAACAAAGAGGATTACTAAAATTAACGAATGGATCAACCTTAGGTAAGGCAGAATGGACACAAACCGCTGAGCCTGAAAAAATCAAAACAACTTACCTTGACGAGTTCGTGGCAAAACAGATTAGCTTAGATAATCCAAAAAATAAGCTGAACTATCGCCTCTATTCGCCTTTGCAAAAAAATGATGAAAAATACCCGCTTGTCATTTTCCTACACGGTTCAGGGCAGGTTGGTTCAGATAATCTTGCTCATTTAATTTCGAGTAAAGGGGCAATTGCAACCTTGCCTTATGAACCAAGTTTTGTGTTAGCTCCGCAATATGACCAAGTCTTTGACCCATTTGATAGTGCAGAAAAAGGACAAAAAGGCGGTATTCATTGGCAGACGGAAAACCGTATCAATCTCGTATTCAAAATGATTGATGAAACTATCAAAGCCAATCCACAAATTGATACTAACCGCATCTACGTGAACGGTTTATCTCGTGGGGCAGAGGGCGGACTAAATCTGTTACTCGCCCGCCCGAATTTCTTTGCTGGAGCTTTATTGATGAGCGGACGTGAAGCCTACACCAATGAGTGGGTGGACGGCAATGCAACTAAAGCGAATTTGGCGGCGATTAAAGACCTCCCCATCTGGTTCTTCCATAGCAAAGAAGACAAAGTTTCACCTGTGAAAGGTTCTCGCATCAACTACCAAATTTTAAGCGAGCAACTTAACGCCCCTAATGTGAAATATACCGAATTCAGCTTTGAGCAAGCCGGCGACAATGGTATTGTTAATAACAATCCTCATAATACTTGGGACGCTGTCTATAACAGTCCTGAAATTATTGAGTGGCTACTTCAACAAAAACGCCAGTAA
- a CDS encoding amino acid ABC transporter ATP-binding protein, translated as MSLLSIQNLHKKYGETIAINNLSLDLHKGEVVVLLGPSGCGKSTLLRCINGLEDKQGGTITMQGVGEFGKDLSWEQSRQKVGMVFQSYELFAHLNVIENILLGPLKAQKRSREEVAAQADLLLKRVGLFDRKAAFPRELSGGQKQRIAIVRALCMNPEVILLDEITAALDPEMVREVLDVVLELADEGMSMLIVTHEMGFAEKVADRIVFIDKGEIIEQSSPQEFFKAPKTERAKQFLHGLDY; from the coding sequence ATGTCTTTACTTTCAATCCAAAATTTACACAAAAAATATGGTGAAACCATCGCGATTAATAATCTAAGTTTAGATTTACATAAAGGTGAAGTGGTAGTGTTACTCGGACCTTCCGGCTGTGGGAAAAGCACGTTACTTCGCTGTATTAATGGATTGGAAGATAAACAAGGTGGCACAATTACGATGCAAGGTGTCGGTGAATTTGGCAAAGATTTGAGCTGGGAGCAATCTCGGCAAAAAGTGGGAATGGTATTTCAAAGCTATGAATTATTCGCACACTTAAACGTTATCGAAAATATTTTACTTGGTCCATTAAAGGCTCAAAAACGTAGTCGGGAAGAAGTTGCAGCTCAAGCAGATTTACTCTTAAAACGAGTTGGTTTGTTTGATAGAAAAGCAGCTTTCCCAAGAGAACTCTCCGGCGGACAAAAACAACGTATTGCTATCGTACGAGCGTTATGTATGAACCCTGAAGTTATTTTGTTAGATGAAATTACTGCGGCTCTTGACCCTGAAATGGTAAGAGAGGTTTTAGATGTGGTATTGGAATTGGCAGATGAGGGAATGTCAATGCTCATTGTTACCCACGAGATGGGGTTTGCAGAGAAGGTAGCCGATCGTATTGTATTTATTGATAAAGGCGAAATCATCGAGCAATCTTCTCCACAAGAATTTTTTAAAGCACCGAAAACCGAGCGGGCAAAACAGTTCTTACACGGTTTAGATTATTAA
- a CDS encoding cysteine ABC transporter substrate-binding protein yields the protein MKRSTFLKTLLATTLAAFTLTACDNSGSTQAKDSVAQIKEKGVIRIGVFSDKPPFGYIDANGKNQGFDVEIAKEIANDLLGSPDKVEFVLTEAANRVEYLKSNKVDLVLANFTKTPERAEVVDFAEPYMNVALGVVSPKNAPITDVKQLEGKTLLVNKGTTADAYFSKNHPEIQLLKFDHNTETFNALKDGRGVALAHDNALVWAWAKENIDFDVAIGNIGPSEQIAPAVQKGNKALLDFVNKEISELKANGKLKAAYEKTLVPVYGEKEDLLAK from the coding sequence ATGAAACGTTCAACATTCTTAAAAACCTTGCTGGCAACAACACTTGCAGCTTTTACATTAACTGCTTGTGATAACAGTGGTTCTACTCAAGCAAAAGATAGCGTCGCTCAAATTAAAGAAAAAGGAGTAATCCGTATTGGAGTATTTAGTGATAAACCACCCTTTGGCTACATTGATGCTAACGGTAAAAATCAAGGTTTTGATGTGGAAATTGCGAAAGAAATCGCCAATGATTTACTGGGTAGCCCTGACAAAGTGGAGTTCGTACTCACAGAAGCAGCAAACCGTGTAGAATATCTAAAATCAAATAAAGTAGATTTAGTATTAGCCAACTTTACTAAAACACCTGAACGTGCGGAAGTGGTTGATTTTGCCGAGCCTTATATGAACGTAGCATTAGGTGTGGTTTCTCCAAAAAATGCCCCAATTACAGATGTTAAACAACTTGAAGGCAAAACCTTATTAGTGAATAAAGGCACAACAGCTGATGCTTATTTCAGCAAAAACCACCCTGAAATTCAGTTATTAAAATTCGACCATAACACCGAAACCTTTAATGCATTAAAAGACGGACGTGGCGTTGCTCTTGCACACGACAACGCATTAGTTTGGGCTTGGGCAAAAGAGAACATAGACTTTGATGTAGCGATTGGCAATATCGGTCCATCTGAGCAAATTGCACCGGCGGTACAAAAAGGTAATAAGGCTTTACTGGATTTCGTGAACAAAGAAATTAGCGAACTTAAAGCGAACGGCAAATTAAAAGCAGCTTACGAAAAAACCTTAGTTCCCGTTTATGGCGAAAAAGAAGATCTTTTAGCAAAATAA